In the genome of Chryseobacterium arthrosphaerae, one region contains:
- a CDS encoding DUF5908 family protein: protein MPIEIKELHIKINVDEKATATTNATSVDEAKLMRAVSESVEQIVNIEQRKKER from the coding sequence ATGCCAATAGAAATAAAAGAGCTTCACATTAAAATAAATGTGGACGAAAAAGCAACAGCAACGACCAATGCAACATCGGTAGACGAAGCAAAGCTCATGCGGGCAGTAAGTGAAAGTGTAGAGCAGATAGTAAATATAGAACAACGTAAAAAAGAAAGATAA
- a CDS encoding DUF4255 domain-containing protein, whose product MINKVLTVLKDHLNNSGEFEDIPGEIVVVLDDISKHDSEASGIENKVVITLVNVEEESTLKNSSRYLTPQTQDEINMESTPAYLNLYAMVSANRSSYAKSLANISKVIEIFQTNSTLNYQDDSDDRTKDFSFRIELHSVPFEQLSYVWGLLGGKVMPSVLYKISIIKIVAKNTTSVKLIKDVNIKEFKIN is encoded by the coding sequence ATGATTAATAAAGTATTAACAGTTTTAAAAGATCATCTGAACAATTCAGGAGAATTTGAGGATATTCCGGGGGAAATCGTTGTGGTTTTGGATGACATTTCAAAACATGACAGTGAAGCTTCAGGTATTGAAAATAAAGTAGTCATTACATTGGTAAACGTTGAAGAAGAATCAACATTAAAAAACAGTTCCAGGTATCTGACACCACAGACACAGGATGAAATAAATATGGAAAGTACTCCGGCCTATTTAAATCTTTACGCAATGGTTTCTGCAAACAGATCTTCCTATGCCAAATCTTTGGCCAATATTTCAAAAGTGATCGAAATTTTTCAGACCAACAGTACGCTGAACTATCAGGATGATTCTGATGACAGGACGAAAGATTTCAGTTTCAGAATAGAGCTGCATTCCGTTCCTTTTGAACAGCTAAGCTACGTCTGGGGATTATTAGGCGGAAAGGTAATGCCTTCTGTATTATATAAAATCAGTATAATAAAAATTGTGGCGAAAAATACTACTTCTGTTAAATTAATTAAAGACGTTAATATAAAAGAGTTTAAAATTAATTGA
- a CDS encoding contractile injection system tape measure protein has protein sequence MNQDHIIQKVFVEITVNNKEKALDIKEDINSFLSIDVFPEIEKYINTLEYELAGQTLQIPKLALNLDIKSSALDSELKDKIVQLFREEISEISLPAQGLKQETEDGSKAYLLDQQEKTVQAFLFFLEKGYMPWWNPERKGTSFLEPAVFDTMILAKNFEKRILPLLSKQNVQDRMINQLSNEQMARLCLAVLRNKELKINLETGVIHHLSTLNHSDRIIIWKLIYNVLSEYLKPSGINNLQEYLAQQLSKVETAGFTKTKSSRQKWETVMKLFPSMKENEIAECIKNNTKDYSENTKSVMETIEIEQRNESVREDPDENDGQYIQNAGLILIHPFIKTFFEHCNLLDPKTQQLLDPELCAHLLHYIATGNTNAPEYDMVFEKFLCNIPTNQSISRHIKLSRQHKEQAENVIESVQHNWAPMRKSSAALLQNEFFQRSGKLVITDYDYTLTVERKTQDILLDKLAWGIGLVKLPWQEKFIFINW, from the coding sequence GTGAATCAGGATCATATCATTCAGAAAGTTTTTGTTGAAATTACAGTCAACAATAAGGAAAAGGCATTGGATATAAAGGAGGATATCAACAGCTTTTTGTCTATTGATGTTTTTCCGGAAATAGAAAAGTATATCAATACCCTGGAATACGAACTGGCCGGCCAAACCCTGCAGATTCCAAAGTTAGCACTGAATCTGGATATAAAAAGCAGTGCCCTGGATTCAGAATTAAAAGATAAAATTGTTCAGCTTTTCCGGGAAGAGATCTCTGAAATATCCTTGCCGGCTCAAGGTTTAAAGCAGGAAACAGAAGACGGATCTAAAGCTTATTTACTTGATCAACAGGAGAAAACGGTACAGGCTTTTCTGTTTTTTTTAGAAAAAGGATATATGCCATGGTGGAATCCGGAACGGAAAGGCACCAGCTTTCTGGAACCGGCGGTATTTGATACCATGATCCTGGCCAAAAATTTCGAAAAAAGGATCCTTCCACTTCTGTCAAAGCAAAATGTTCAGGACCGGATGATCAATCAGCTTTCAAACGAGCAGATGGCCCGGTTATGTCTGGCCGTTTTAAGGAATAAGGAATTAAAAATCAATCTGGAAACCGGTGTGATTCATCATCTGTCAACGCTGAATCATAGCGACAGGATCATCATCTGGAAACTTATTTACAATGTATTGTCTGAATACCTGAAACCATCCGGAATCAACAATCTGCAGGAATATCTTGCACAACAGCTATCAAAGGTAGAAACAGCAGGCTTTACAAAAACGAAAAGCAGCCGGCAGAAATGGGAAACGGTAATGAAGCTATTTCCTTCCATGAAAGAAAATGAAATTGCCGAATGCATCAAAAACAATACAAAAGATTATTCTGAGAACACAAAGAGTGTGATGGAAACAATTGAGATTGAACAAAGGAATGAATCTGTGCGGGAAGATCCGGATGAGAACGACGGGCAATATATTCAAAATGCAGGGCTTATTCTGATCCATCCCTTCATCAAAACGTTTTTTGAACACTGTAATCTCCTTGATCCCAAAACCCAGCAGCTTCTTGATCCTGAATTGTGCGCCCATTTATTACATTATATCGCTACCGGAAATACCAATGCCCCTGAATACGATATGGTTTTTGAAAAATTCCTGTGCAATATTCCTACGAATCAGAGTATCAGCAGGCATATCAAACTTTCACGGCAACACAAAGAACAAGCTGAAAATGTAATAGAAAGTGTTCAGCACAACTGGGCTCCGATGAGAAAATCATCTGCAGCATTATTACAAAACGAATTTTTCCAACGTTCAGGTAAACTGGTAATCACCGATTACGATTACACTCTTACAGTAGAACGAAAAACACAGGATATTTTACTTGATAAGCTTGCCTGGGGAATCGGCCTTGTGAAACTGCCATGGCAGGAGAAATTCATATTTATAAACTGGTAA
- a CDS encoding phage tail protein, with the protein MSTYPLVKFAFEVDWGGKKIGFQEVTGLNAETALIEYRHGASPDFSKIKMPGLMSFSNITLKRGTFKNDNEYFEWFKTIQLNTVERRSITISLLDENGEPAVTWKVKNAFPLKLQSTDLKAEGNEVAVETLEIAHEGLTIENN; encoded by the coding sequence ATGAGTACATATCCATTAGTAAAGTTTGCCTTTGAAGTAGATTGGGGCGGGAAAAAAATAGGATTCCAGGAAGTAACGGGTCTGAATGCAGAAACAGCTCTGATTGAATACAGACATGGAGCAAGCCCTGACTTCAGCAAAATTAAAATGCCTGGATTGATGAGCTTCAGTAACATCACCTTAAAAAGAGGAACTTTCAAGAATGATAATGAATATTTTGAGTGGTTCAAAACCATCCAGCTTAATACGGTAGAACGCAGATCCATTACGATTTCTCTTTTGGATGAGAACGGAGAACCTGCAGTAACCTGGAAAGTAAAAAATGCCTTCCCGCTTAAATTACAGTCAACAGATCTGAAAGCTGAAGGTAATGAGGTTGCCGTGGAAACCTTAGAAATTGCACACGAAGGATTAACTATTGAAAATAACTAA
- a CDS encoding phage tail protein, with the protein MSTYPLVKFAFEVDWGGKKIGFQEVTGLNAETALIEYRHGASPDFSKIKMPGLMSFSNITLKRGTFKNDNEYFEWFKTIQLNTVERRSITISLLDENGEPAVTWKVKNAFPLKLQSTDLKAEGNEVAVETLEIAHEGLTIENN; encoded by the coding sequence ATGAGTACATATCCATTAGTAAAGTTTGCCTTTGAAGTAGATTGGGGCGGGAAAAAAATAGGATTCCAGGAAGTAACGGGTCTGAATGCAGAAACAGCTCTGATTGAATACAGACATGGAGCAAGCCCTGACTTCAGCAAAATTAAAATGCCTGGATTGATGAGCTTCAGTAACATCACCTTAAAAAGAGGAACTTTCAAGAATGATAATGAATATTTTGAGTGGTTCAAAACCATCCAGCTTAATACGGTAGAACGCAGATCCATTACGATTTCTCTTTTGGATGAGAACGGAGAACCTGCAGTAACCTGGAAAGTGAAAAATGCCTTCCCGCTTAAATTACAGTCAACAGATCTGAAAGCTGAAGGTAATGAGGTTGCCGTTGAAACCTTAGAAATTGCACACGAAGGATTAACTATTGAAAATAACTAA
- a CDS encoding phage tail sheath family protein codes for MSNPTTPGVSVEEIATLPHSVALIETAVPVFIGYTELVPAGNNKPLKINSLLDYELLFGKAKKENIQLKDVEGKGTTLVAPQAKFLMYYSLQMYFANGGGPCYIFSVGPYPSEGEVSLSSLQQGLGIVEAIIEPALIILPDAVSLTSESDFYEIYNEVISKLGIESKNRFALLDTYYGNSETLSDGFNTIDNFGKKINLTSHAAAYFPHLKTVLNYTFDENAAIVHTGLQASGQDSAVFYAKEIAALDELKRLASEEISIRSANAYVLADLLSQAVAIAEEIHETADPGTGKDTLTAAIVEAEVVLDAIYEGIIDDFINPDDLNEDEPVFSGEFEALKTAILGVKDERGAASGISLKNLESSNSALYNHIKQEIQSLRMVLPPSSAMAGVYGRVDSTRGVWKAPANVSLNYVMAPTEKISDQEQAGMHTHISGKSINAIRTFTGKGTLVWGARTVDGQDQKDEKDNTWKYIQVRRYYDMLRQSVNDALAKFIKRPNTEHTWLRAKNTIENFLHQQWMDGALAGNKPKEAYEVIIKGIKDTHTMETTIRIALVRPAEFIVLKFSHKLQKA; via the coding sequence ATGTCGAATCCAACAACACCGGGTGTGTCAGTTGAAGAAATTGCTACACTTCCACATTCCGTTGCATTAATAGAAACAGCTGTACCGGTATTCATAGGATATACTGAACTTGTACCTGCCGGCAATAATAAGCCGTTAAAAATCAATTCTCTTCTGGATTATGAATTACTTTTTGGAAAAGCAAAAAAAGAAAATATCCAGCTGAAAGATGTAGAAGGAAAAGGAACAACTCTTGTGGCTCCTCAGGCAAAATTTTTAATGTACTACTCCCTTCAGATGTATTTTGCGAATGGTGGAGGCCCGTGTTATATTTTTTCTGTAGGCCCGTATCCTTCAGAAGGAGAAGTCTCATTATCATCACTTCAGCAGGGATTGGGAATCGTTGAAGCCATAATAGAACCTGCCCTTATTATATTGCCTGATGCAGTCTCATTGACCAGTGAATCTGATTTCTATGAGATTTATAATGAAGTGATCAGTAAGTTGGGAATTGAATCAAAAAACAGATTTGCCCTGTTAGATACCTATTACGGAAACTCTGAAACCCTTTCAGACGGTTTCAATACCATTGATAATTTTGGAAAAAAAATAAACCTCACCAGCCATGCTGCAGCGTATTTCCCGCATTTAAAAACCGTTTTGAATTATACTTTTGACGAGAATGCAGCCATAGTACATACCGGTCTGCAGGCGTCCGGACAGGATAGTGCTGTTTTTTATGCCAAAGAGATTGCCGCCTTGGATGAGTTAAAGAGACTGGCAAGTGAGGAAATCTCAATCAGGTCTGCGAATGCTTATGTACTTGCCGATCTGCTGAGCCAGGCTGTTGCCATTGCAGAAGAAATACATGAAACAGCTGATCCCGGTACTGGAAAAGATACTTTAACGGCAGCCATTGTTGAGGCAGAAGTAGTGCTGGATGCCATATATGAAGGGATTATAGATGATTTTATTAACCCTGATGATTTAAATGAAGATGAACCGGTCTTTAGTGGAGAGTTTGAAGCATTAAAAACAGCAATTCTGGGAGTAAAAGATGAAAGAGGTGCGGCAAGCGGAATAAGCCTTAAGAACCTGGAATCATCCAATTCAGCATTGTACAACCATATAAAACAGGAAATACAGTCATTAAGAATGGTCTTACCCCCGTCATCAGCCATGGCAGGAGTGTATGGCAGAGTAGACAGTACAAGAGGAGTGTGGAAAGCTCCGGCCAATGTAAGCCTTAATTATGTAATGGCCCCTACAGAAAAAATTTCTGATCAGGAACAGGCGGGTATGCATACTCATATTTCCGGAAAATCAATCAATGCGATCAGAACCTTTACTGGAAAAGGAACCTTAGTATGGGGAGCCAGAACAGTTGACGGGCAGGATCAGAAAGATGAGAAAGATAACACATGGAAGTACATACAGGTGCGCCGATATTATGATATGCTCAGACAGTCTGTAAACGATGCACTCGCCAAATTTATCAAAAGACCCAATACAGAACATACATGGCTGCGGGCAAAAAATACAATAGAAAACTTTCTTCATCAGCAATGGATGGATGGCGCATTAGCCGGCAATAAACCGAAAGAAGCTTATGAAGTTATCATTAAGGGGATCAAAGATACCCATACAATGGAAACTACAATTAGAATCGCATTAGTACGTCCGGCAGAATTTATTGTGTTGAAATTCTCACACAAATTACAAAAAGCGTAA
- a CDS encoding phage tail sheath family protein — protein MNYKTPGVYVEETAKFPPSVAQVETAIPAFIGYTEKGPKNEPTRISSMLEYETVFGKANKEKTAISISIEDIVVTANVDNTKLSPFKMYYAMQMYFANGGGPCYIVSAGTAAGYPTKGERVDFEKALATLEKEDEPTLIVFPDAESLTAADAYDVYELALDQAESMKDRFVIMDVLDNVESFKGAAGPGVGQSGQRLKYGAAYYPKLETVLSYSYDDKDVKIDSYKEINSEGDLVPVTMQTGENNLGWLKTKNSELYNLAQKVIASKKVVLTPSSAMAGVYAKVDSTSGVWKSPANVSLNFVVAPKVKISHEEQENMNVDSTAGKSINAIRTFTGKGTLVWGARTLDGNSNEWRYISVRRFFNMVEESVKKATERFVFEPNTANTWVRVQTMIENFLDQQWRDGALAGSKPEEAYYVSVGLHKTMSAQDILEGRMNIEIGMAAVRPAEFIVLRFSHKLQEA, from the coding sequence ATGAATTACAAAACACCTGGAGTTTACGTAGAAGAAACTGCGAAATTCCCACCATCTGTAGCACAAGTAGAAACAGCTATCCCTGCTTTTATCGGGTATACGGAAAAAGGACCAAAAAATGAGCCGACAAGGATCTCTTCTATGTTGGAATATGAAACAGTTTTTGGAAAAGCTAACAAAGAAAAAACAGCGATCTCTATTTCAATTGAAGATATTGTTGTAACAGCCAATGTAGATAACACCAAGCTAAGCCCTTTCAAAATGTATTATGCGATGCAAATGTATTTTGCTAACGGCGGTGGACCTTGTTATATTGTTTCTGCAGGAACAGCAGCAGGTTATCCCACTAAAGGAGAAAGAGTTGATTTTGAAAAAGCTCTTGCTACGCTGGAAAAAGAAGATGAGCCAACACTTATTGTTTTCCCGGATGCTGAATCTTTAACTGCCGCTGATGCCTATGACGTGTACGAACTGGCTTTAGATCAGGCAGAATCAATGAAAGACAGATTTGTCATCATGGATGTCCTTGACAATGTTGAGTCCTTTAAAGGCGCTGCAGGTCCTGGTGTAGGACAAAGTGGTCAGCGTTTAAAATACGGAGCTGCGTATTATCCGAAATTAGAAACCGTTTTAAGCTATAGCTATGATGATAAGGATGTTAAAATCGACAGCTATAAAGAAATTAATTCTGAAGGAGATCTTGTACCGGTTACAATGCAAACGGGTGAAAATAACCTGGGATGGTTAAAGACAAAAAATTCTGAATTATACAACCTGGCTCAAAAAGTAATTGCATCTAAAAAAGTGGTACTGACTCCATCATCAGCAATGGCAGGAGTGTATGCTAAAGTAGACAGCACTTCAGGAGTATGGAAATCTCCGGCTAACGTTAGCCTTAACTTCGTAGTAGCTCCTAAAGTGAAAATTTCTCATGAAGAGCAGGAAAATATGAACGTAGATTCTACAGCCGGAAAATCAATCAATGCGATCAGAACTTTCACAGGAAAAGGAACATTGGTTTGGGGAGCAAGAACATTAGACGGAAACAGCAATGAGTGGAGATATATCTCCGTACGTCGTTTCTTCAACATGGTGGAAGAATCAGTGAAAAAAGCTACAGAACGTTTTGTTTTTGAACCGAATACCGCCAATACCTGGGTTCGTGTACAGACCATGATCGAAAATTTCCTTGATCAGCAGTGGAGAGACGGAGCCTTGGCAGGAAGCAAGCCTGAAGAAGCTTATTATGTAAGCGTAGGTCTGCACAAAACAATGTCTGCACAGGATATTCTTGAAGGCAGAATGAATATCGAGATCGGTATGGCAGCAGTTCGTCCGGCTGAGTTTATTGTGCTGCGTTTTTCACACAAATTACAGGAAGCATAA
- a CDS encoding phage tail protein — MALLYPPTSFSFIVNGISTTEGIDSRFQSISGLSTEIGTEEYAEGGENRFTHQLPLRPKYPNLVLKRGLIVSSGLISWCRNAMENFQFEPRDLIISLSGGLQSTAPLMVWNVVGAYPVKWEVSEFNAEESKLAIETIELKYRYFTIPSSLASLGL; from the coding sequence ATGGCTCTATTATATCCTCCAACCAGTTTCTCTTTTATTGTTAACGGGATTTCAACAACAGAGGGTATTGATTCCAGATTTCAATCCATATCAGGTTTATCCACAGAAATTGGAACTGAAGAATATGCCGAAGGAGGCGAAAACAGATTTACCCATCAGCTTCCTTTGAGACCCAAATATCCCAATTTAGTTCTTAAACGTGGATTAATCGTAAGTTCCGGACTTATAAGCTGGTGCAGAAATGCAATGGAAAACTTCCAGTTTGAACCCAGAGACCTGATCATTTCTCTTTCGGGCGGGCTTCAGTCTACAGCACCTTTAATGGTCTGGAATGTCGTTGGGGCATACCCTGTAAAATGGGAAGTTTCAGAATTCAACGCCGAAGAAAGCAAACTTGCTATTGAAACAATAGAACTGAAATACAGATATTTCACGATACCCTCATCCTTAGCGAGCTTAGGCTTGTAA
- a CDS encoding ATP-binding protein, whose product MKSLINHEKETLVKTVVHEKAEISDHAFQNGNVNHRSLNEEMQWLQWLIEMRCRDLFLEDDTEVHVAHDVPEPSKFDDESPYSVTINTLRLTAVDRVILALGIASSHYPSILKTFVQIEESSNAFAIEAGGEYNKVSRSFKPTFQTALFLLAGKDLSLWSHYSSQLISGSVLLQNDIIYNRSSTEFIHGKIELDTAYLNYFLSGQKPQLDHGSYFPGKLYRSDLTMDDIILEENVREQIKPIGYYIKALENGFFKTGDHSFKPGFMALFYGAPGTGKTMLAGILANTYGIDMYHVDLSQVVSKYIGETEKNLEVLFNRLQGKNCMLFFDEADALFGKRSDVKDAHDRYANQEVSYLLQRIEKFDGLTILASNFENNMDDAFKRRIDVSVNVIRPTEPTRESLWKHYLPKNITFESDELLKYLTKEYSYTGANIRNIMKNVLMALYDRNETIITYSLLSTYLMIENEKAFGKNQSRLSPFVPKSE is encoded by the coding sequence ATGAAATCTCTTATCAACCATGAAAAGGAAACATTAGTAAAAACAGTCGTTCATGAAAAAGCAGAAATCAGTGATCATGCATTTCAGAACGGCAATGTGAATCACCGGTCTTTAAATGAAGAAATGCAATGGCTGCAGTGGCTGATTGAAATGCGATGCAGGGATTTGTTTTTAGAGGATGATACAGAAGTACACGTTGCTCATGATGTGCCTGAACCTTCAAAATTTGATGACGAATCGCCTTATTCGGTTACGATCAACACGCTCCGGCTTACCGCTGTAGACAGGGTGATTCTGGCACTGGGCATTGCTTCGTCCCATTATCCGTCCATACTGAAAACATTTGTACAGATAGAAGAAAGCAGTAATGCATTTGCTATTGAAGCAGGAGGTGAATACAATAAGGTCAGCCGAAGCTTCAAGCCGACTTTTCAGACTGCACTTTTTCTGCTCGCAGGCAAAGATCTGTCATTGTGGTCACATTACAGCTCCCAGCTGATCAGTGGCAGTGTACTCTTACAAAACGACATTATTTACAACCGTTCTTCAACGGAATTCATTCATGGAAAAATTGAACTGGATACAGCGTATCTCAACTATTTTTTATCCGGTCAGAAACCGCAGTTAGACCATGGTTCCTATTTTCCGGGGAAACTTTACAGATCTGATCTCACAATGGATGATATTATTCTGGAAGAAAATGTAAGAGAGCAGATAAAACCCATCGGATATTATATCAAAGCGTTGGAAAACGGCTTTTTCAAGACCGGTGATCACAGTTTCAAACCAGGCTTTATGGCTTTATTCTATGGGGCTCCGGGAACCGGAAAAACAATGCTGGCAGGAATTCTTGCCAATACGTACGGTATCGATATGTACCATGTAGATCTTTCTCAGGTGGTCAGCAAATATATTGGTGAAACTGAGAAAAATCTTGAAGTCCTGTTCAACAGGCTGCAGGGTAAAAACTGTATGTTGTTTTTTGATGAAGCTGATGCCCTGTTTGGAAAACGTTCGGATGTAAAAGATGCCCATGACCGCTATGCCAACCAGGAGGTATCCTACCTATTGCAGCGGATAGAAAAGTTTGACGGATTAACAATTCTGGCTTCCAATTTTGAAAACAATATGGACGATGCTTTCAAGCGCCGTATAGATGTATCTGTAAATGTAATACGACCCACGGAACCTACCAGAGAAAGCCTCTGGAAGCATTATCTCCCTAAAAATATAACCTTTGAAAGTGATGAACTATTAAAATATCTAACAAAAGAGTATTCTTACACCGGTGCTAATATCCGCAATATTATGAAGAATGTGCTGATGGCTTTATATGACCGCAATGAAACCATTATTACGTATTCATTACTAAGCACTTATCTAATGATAGAAAACGAAAAGGCTTTTGGAAAAAACCAGTCCCGTCTCAGCCCGTTTGTACCAAAATCAGAATAA
- a CDS encoding phage tail sheath family protein: MNYKTPGVYVEEEANFPPSVAQVETAIPAFIGYTAKGPKNAPTRISSMLEYEDLFGKANPENFAVIFKDGEATAMQTKVNDFKMYYAMQMYFANGGGPCYIVSVGDYTGAVTVGLPTTAGTLLYGLELLKREDEPTLIVFPDLQGLVPSTGDVAAASAASTTALNSKVITSSLKSIANIVTEAVAGATVQAAVAAAEAKVAEFNVPNPNYLQAASAKLGQIILVAVKAAAAVPGATVPTVKAAAQNIYTAYEIDSDTASAIESDTVAVKNKLSTRAGNTAAIAEVYSVYNKALDQAGALKDRFVIMDVLGDAAAFRDKVSSLHLKYGAAYYPKLKTVLSYDFKDADVVVTGASGVSKLSDLKSANSELYNQAKKAIESVQVVLAPSSAMAGAYAKVDGTSGVWKSPANLGFNLVDGPAVKISNKDQDMLNIDSTAGKSINAIRTFTGKGTLVWGARTLDGNSNEWRYISVRRFFNMVEESVKKATERFVFEPNTANTWVRVQTMIENFLDQQWRDGALAGSKPEEAYYVSVGLHKTMSAQDILEGRMNIEIGMAAVRPAEFIVLRFSHKLQEA; encoded by the coding sequence ATGAATTACAAAACCCCTGGCGTTTACGTGGAGGAAGAGGCGAATTTTCCACCTTCCGTAGCGCAAGTTGAAACAGCGATTCCTGCTTTTATCGGATATACGGCAAAAGGACCCAAAAATGCACCAACAAGAATCTCTTCTATGCTGGAGTACGAAGACCTTTTCGGAAAAGCAAATCCGGAAAACTTCGCTGTAATTTTCAAAGATGGTGAAGCAACAGCAATGCAGACCAAGGTCAATGACTTTAAAATGTATTATGCCATGCAGATGTACTTTGCCAATGGCGGTGGCCCTTGCTATATCGTATCTGTAGGAGATTACACAGGTGCCGTGACGGTAGGGCTCCCTACAACAGCAGGAACTTTATTATATGGTCTTGAGCTGTTAAAAAGAGAAGATGAACCTACCCTGATTGTTTTCCCGGATCTTCAAGGTTTAGTTCCTTCTACCGGTGATGTTGCTGCCGCTTCTGCTGCTAGTACTACAGCGTTAAATAGTAAAGTTATTACTTCTTCGCTTAAAAGTATTGCAAATATTGTTACAGAGGCTGTTGCAGGTGCTACTGTACAAGCTGCTGTTGCCGCTGCTGAAGCTAAAGTTGCTGAGTTTAATGTTCCTAATCCTAACTATTTACAGGCTGCAAGTGCTAAGCTCGGCCAGATTATCTTAGTTGCTGTGAAAGCTGCTGCTGCTGTTCCAGGTGCTACCGTTCCTACTGTTAAAGCTGCTGCTCAGAATATTTATACTGCTTATGAAATAGATTCTGATACAGCTTCAGCCATTGAATCGGATACTGTTGCAGTTAAAAACAAACTTTCTACCAGAGCCGGAAATACAGCTGCTATCGCAGAAGTATACTCTGTGTACAATAAGGCTTTAGATCAAGCAGGAGCATTGAAAGACAGATTTGTCATTATGGATGTTCTTGGAGATGCTGCTGCTTTCAGAGATAAAGTTTCTTCTTTACATTTAAAATATGGTGCAGCCTATTATCCGAAACTGAAAACTGTTTTAAGCTATGATTTCAAAGATGCTGATGTTGTAGTTACCGGTGCATCTGGTGTCTCAAAATTATCTGATCTGAAATCTGCTAATTCTGAATTGTATAATCAGGCTAAAAAAGCAATTGAGTCTGTACAGGTAGTACTGGCACCATCATCGGCAATGGCAGGAGCATATGCAAAAGTAGACGGTACTTCAGGAGTATGGAAATCTCCGGCTAACCTTGGATTTAACCTTGTAGATGGACCGGCAGTAAAAATTTCCAACAAAGATCAGGATATGCTGAATATAGATTCTACAGCCGGAAAATCAATCAATGCGATCAGAACTTTCACAGGAAAAGGAACATTGGTTTGGGGAGCAAGAACGTTAGACGGAAACAGCAATGAGTGGAGATATATCTCAGTACGTCGTTTCTTCAACATGGTGGAAGAATCAGTGAAGAAAGCTACGGAACGTTTTGTCTTTGAACCGAATACCGCCAATACCTGGGTTCGTGTACAGACCATGATAGAAAATTTCCTTGATCAGCAGTGGAGAGACGGAGCTTTGGCAGGAAGCAAGCCTGAAGAAGCTTATTATGTAAGTGTAGGTCTGCACAAAACAATGTCTGCACAGGATATTCTTGAAGGCAGAATGAATATCGAGATCGGTATGGCAGCAGTGCGTCCGGCTGAGTTTATTGTGCTGCGTTTTTCACACAAATTACAGGAAGCATAA